In Dioscorea cayenensis subsp. rotundata cultivar TDr96_F1 chromosome 9, TDr96_F1_v2_PseudoChromosome.rev07_lg8_w22 25.fasta, whole genome shotgun sequence, a genomic segment contains:
- the LOC120268302 gene encoding E3 ubiquitin-protein ligase Bre1: protein MAGLLAWAADVVGGSGQSDEGEDDERRSVPALFTPEQQSRARELDDRSKSLRRSIQDLRLRIPPAHIAQRLPHLHAHSVASSNALALQLNAHSTTREQAQFREVTLLEENAAYEKAISNCQKKIDDKVHEAELLCSKLKELDMMEKILKDELEKALAENSQFGRLSDNIRSMQEPHLERQPSKSSKVKQLEDKKHELSLMEENLQSLENQWASVQHESARQPSPAQREKLLEKQLHGLVEQLTAKQAQAEGLMREIRNKEKDLEILNGLRRRVESETIDTNTTRNRFNRGSFGTFTDNSFELLRRPLHTGSRTENQQKLMLLRSALVLYILTLNVIVFIKLSF from the exons ATGGCGGGCTTGTTGGCGTGGGCGGCGGACGTGGTGGGTGGCAGCGGGCAGAGTGACGAAGGGGAAGACGACGAACGAAGGTCAGTACCGGCGTTGTTCACGCCGGAGCAGCAGAGTCGCGCGCGGGAACTGGACGACCGCTCGAAGTCGCTGCGGCGCTCGATCCAAGATCTACGCCTTAGAATCCCCCCTGCTCACATCGCACAGCGCCTTCCCCACCTCCACGCCCACTCCGTTGCTTCCAGCAACGCACTCGCTCTCCAGCTCAACGCCCACTCCACTACCCGCGAGCAG GCACAATTCCGAGAGGTCACTTTGCTTGAAGAAAATGCTGCATATGAAAAAGCTATATCAAATTGTCAGAAGAAGATTGATGATAAGGTGCATGAAGCTGAACTGCTTTGCAGTAAACTCAAG GAATTGGACATGATGGAGAAAATTTTAAAGGACGAGCTGGAAAAAGCACTTGCTGAAAATAGTCAATTTGGGAGGTTATCAGATAATATAAGGAGCATGCAAGAACCCCATTTAGAGAGACAACCTTCAAAAAGCAGCAAAGTGAAACAGTTAGAAGACAAGAAACATGAGctg AGTTTGATGGAAGAAAACTTGCAAAGTTTGGAGAACCAATGGGCATCAGTTCAACATGAATCAGCGAGACAACCTTCTCCAG CTCAACGAGAGAAGTTATTGGAGAAGCAGCTCCACGGTCTAGTTGAACAGCTTACAGCGAAGCAA GCACAAGCAGAAGGTTTGATGAGGGAAATAcggaacaaagaaaaagatttagAGATATTAAATGGTTTGCGAAGGAGAGTAGAGAGTGAAACCATCGATACTAATACCACAAGGAACCGATTCAACAGAGGTTCTTTTGGAACATTTACAGATAATAGTTTTGAACTCCTTCGAAGACCTCTCCATACAGGTAGCAGAACTGAAAACCAGCAGAAACTAATGCTTTTGAGGTCTGCTCTGGTTCTTTATATTCTCACACTTAATGTGATTGTCTTCATAAAGCTTTCATTTTGA